From the Deltaproteobacteria bacterium genome, one window contains:
- a CDS encoding N-acetyltransferase → MNPPKTIKTERLRLRKAKLADAEAIFRQYAQDPDVTRYVSWRAHNNLDETRKYVRMCELAWDMGKAFHWVIERQDEKQVIGMMIVRVNAEKLELGFVLARVHWGHGYMTEAMQGIVAWAMKQKEVFRVWAVCDVDNKASARVMEKAGMTREGTLKRWSLHPNLSDEPRDSLCYAITK, encoded by the coding sequence ATAAACCCACCGAAAACTATAAAAACCGAACGGCTGAGACTGAGAAAAGCAAAACTAGCGGATGCGGAGGCGATCTTTCGCCAATACGCGCAGGATCCGGACGTCACCCGCTACGTCAGTTGGCGCGCCCATAATAATCTCGACGAGACCCGCAAGTACGTGCGCATGTGCGAACTCGCTTGGGATATGGGCAAAGCGTTTCACTGGGTGATCGAGCGCCAAGACGAGAAGCAAGTGATCGGCATGATGATCGTCCGGGTCAACGCTGAGAAGTTGGAACTCGGCTTTGTCCTAGCGCGCGTTCATTGGGGGCATGGCTACATGACCGAGGCGATGCAGGGAATCGTCGCTTGGGCGATGAAGCAAAAGGAAGTGTTCCGCGTCTGGGCCGTATGCGATGTCGACAACAAAGCCTCGGCGCGGGTGATGGAAAAAGCCGGCATGACGCGCGAAGGCACGCTCAAACGGTGGTCGCTCCATCCTAATCTCAGCGACGAGCCGCGCGATTCGCTCTGCTACGCGATCACCAAGTGA